Proteins encoded together in one Planctomyces sp. SH-PL14 window:
- a CDS encoding metal ABC transporter ATP-binding protein, with protein sequence MNSPIEPNIAAAEGRSPGREATGTGQDFNGTAVPLSVYDLTVAYHRKPVIWDVSFDIPPGRLVGVVGPNGAGKSTLLKAIMDLIPRASGRIRLFGESYRRSRNRVGYVPQRESVDWDFPVDALDVVTMGLYGKIGWCLPVRRKHRELALEALSRVGIADLARRQISQLSGGQQQRTFLARALVQDADLYLMDEPFAAVDAATERAIVDLLREMKERGKTVLVIHHDLQTVPEYFDHVILLNMRVVAHGPVAEVFTPENLQKTYGGRLTLLDEVSEAMRRRERSL encoded by the coding sequence ATGAATTCCCCGATCGAACCGAACATCGCCGCTGCGGAAGGCCGGAGTCCGGGCCGGGAGGCGACGGGAACGGGACAGGATTTCAATGGGACCGCGGTCCCCCTGTCGGTCTATGACCTGACGGTCGCTTACCATCGCAAGCCGGTCATCTGGGACGTCAGCTTCGACATCCCGCCCGGTCGGCTCGTCGGCGTTGTCGGACCGAACGGAGCGGGGAAAAGCACGCTCCTCAAGGCGATCATGGATCTCATTCCCCGCGCGTCGGGGCGGATCCGGCTGTTCGGGGAATCGTACCGCCGCAGCCGGAACCGGGTCGGTTACGTCCCGCAGCGGGAGAGCGTCGACTGGGACTTTCCCGTGGACGCCCTCGATGTCGTGACGATGGGCCTGTACGGGAAGATCGGCTGGTGCCTGCCGGTCCGTCGCAAGCATCGCGAACTGGCGCTAGAAGCCCTCAGCCGCGTCGGGATCGCGGACCTCGCGCGGCGGCAGATCAGCCAGCTCTCCGGTGGCCAGCAGCAGCGGACCTTCCTCGCCCGGGCGCTCGTGCAGGACGCGGACCTCTACCTGATGGATGAGCCGTTCGCCGCGGTCGATGCCGCGACGGAACGGGCGATCGTCGACCTCCTGCGGGAGATGAAAGAGCGGGGGAAGACGGTTCTCGTGATTCATCACGACCTCCAGACCGTCCCCGAGTACTTCGATCACGTGATCCTCCTCAACATGCGGGTCGTGGCGCACGGCCCGGTCGCGGAGGTCTTTACTCCCGAGAATCTCCAGAAGACCTATGGCGGGCGGCTCACGCTCCTGGACGAAGTCTCCGAGGCGATGCGCCGCCGGGAGCGATCACTGTGA
- a CDS encoding metal ABC transporter solute-binding protein, Zn/Mn family — translation MESPSPVSAHQGHRFLTLPRLATLFLALVWMSGCDSASPAAKDTAPTGAGNTARTGAIKAVATVGMVADLVRNVGGDHVEVTQIMGAGVDPHLYKATRDDVRTIMAGDVVFYSGLMLEGKMVDTLVKVARTKPVVAVTEELEPATLLEPEDFAGHFDPHVWMDVSAWSRCVEVVESELAKFDPPHAADYQRNAARYREDLAKLHDYGLKSIASIPKEARTLITSHDAFNYFGRAYSLDVQGIQGLSTESEAGLQRVNELVDEIVARKLPALFVESSVPRKSIDALVEGARNRKHVIRVGGELYSDAMGEHGTYEGTYVGMLDHNITLVTRALGGTAPEAGLNGRLAHASSAAPLPNNEAAPAATAGAGAAQ, via the coding sequence GTGGAATCGCCCTCCCCTGTCTCCGCTCATCAGGGCCACCGTTTTCTGACTCTCCCGCGGCTGGCGACGCTGTTCCTCGCCCTCGTCTGGATGAGCGGCTGCGATAGCGCCTCGCCGGCGGCGAAAGACACGGCTCCAACGGGCGCGGGCAACACCGCCCGAACGGGAGCGATCAAGGCGGTCGCGACCGTCGGGATGGTGGCCGATCTCGTCCGGAACGTCGGCGGCGACCACGTCGAGGTCACCCAGATCATGGGGGCCGGAGTCGACCCTCATCTCTACAAGGCAACCCGGGACGACGTCCGGACCATTATGGCCGGCGATGTCGTCTTCTACTCCGGCCTGATGCTGGAAGGAAAAATGGTCGACACCCTCGTCAAGGTGGCACGGACCAAGCCCGTCGTCGCTGTGACGGAGGAACTCGAGCCTGCCACGCTCCTCGAGCCCGAAGATTTCGCCGGGCATTTCGACCCGCACGTCTGGATGGATGTCTCCGCCTGGTCGCGGTGCGTCGAGGTCGTCGAATCGGAACTGGCGAAATTCGATCCGCCCCACGCGGCGGACTATCAGCGGAACGCCGCCCGGTATCGCGAGGACCTGGCGAAGCTCCACGACTACGGCCTCAAGTCGATCGCCTCGATTCCCAAGGAGGCCCGGACGCTCATCACGTCGCACGACGCCTTCAACTACTTCGGCCGCGCCTACAGCCTCGATGTCCAGGGAATCCAGGGGCTGTCGACCGAATCGGAAGCCGGCCTGCAGCGGGTCAATGAACTGGTCGACGAGATCGTGGCCCGGAAACTGCCCGCCCTGTTCGTCGAAAGCAGCGTCCCGCGCAAGAGCATCGACGCCCTCGTCGAAGGAGCACGGAACCGGAAGCACGTCATTCGGGTCGGAGGCGAGCTCTACTCCGACGCCATGGGGGAACACGGGACCTATGAAGGGACCTACGTCGGGATGCTCGACCACAACATCACACTGGTGACGCGGGCTCTCGGCGGAACCGCCCCGGAAGCGGGACTCAACGGCCGGCTCGCCCACGCGTCGTCCGCTGCCCCTCTGCCGAACAACGAAGCCGCACCGGCCGCGACCGCAGGCGCGGGGGCAGCACAATGA
- a CDS encoding DKNYY domain-containing protein — protein MSARFRPLVSFTRVAIAGLVLAGCDTTWFRPAHFSFLNGEWKWVGRNAAVGRHEHAIGADPKTFAILDDPRYAKDVKTVFYRGGKIVDADPASFEIMPDEVGVSGRLYTRDRYHVFLDGKTIPGADPATYRVIQAPFGRDARNVYCGTLTVYGADPATFTVLTESTSWSHMGEPEHFLRHNGPAFAKADVSQERPAILTTCTWSRDSRSYFYNASRVEDADYETFQLIDTREARDKNGRFICQYRKEDYQEKVHGAWPLEQARQARAEAP, from the coding sequence ATGTCCGCACGCTTCAGACCCCTCGTATCCTTCACTCGAGTCGCCATCGCCGGCCTCGTCCTCGCGGGCTGCGACACCACCTGGTTCCGCCCGGCTCACTTCAGCTTCCTCAACGGCGAATGGAAATGGGTCGGCCGCAACGCCGCAGTCGGCCGACACGAACATGCGATCGGCGCCGACCCGAAAACATTCGCCATCCTCGACGACCCCCGGTACGCCAAAGACGTCAAAACCGTCTTCTATCGCGGCGGAAAGATCGTCGACGCCGATCCGGCGTCGTTCGAGATCATGCCCGATGAAGTCGGAGTCTCCGGCCGGCTCTATACGCGGGACCGCTACCACGTCTTCCTCGACGGCAAGACCATCCCCGGCGCCGATCCCGCCACTTACCGCGTGATCCAGGCCCCCTTCGGCCGCGACGCCAGGAATGTCTACTGCGGCACGCTCACCGTCTACGGCGCCGATCCGGCCACATTCACCGTCCTCACGGAATCCACCAGCTGGAGCCACATGGGGGAGCCTGAGCACTTCCTCCGCCACAACGGCCCCGCCTTCGCCAAAGCCGACGTCTCCCAGGAGCGTCCCGCGATTCTGACAACGTGCACGTGGTCCCGCGATTCGCGGAGCTACTTTTACAACGCCTCCCGCGTCGAGGACGCCGACTACGAGACGTTCCAACTGATCGACACCCGAGAGGCCCGGGATAAGAACGGCCGCTTCATCTGTCAGTACCGAAAAGAGGACTACCAGGAAAAGGTCCACGGAGCCTGGCCCTTGGAACAGGCCAGGCAAGCCCGAGCGGAGGCGCCGTAG
- the argS gene encoding arginine--tRNA ligase: MNILALLQSRFAAALEGIAPDPAACLPMIRSAQDPKFGDYQANFAMSLGKQLGKSPRDVAQSVVDRLKIDDLCDAPEVAGPGFINLRLRNDWLAGEVSRAADDARVGVESASPPRKVVIDYSGPNVAKPMHVGHLRSSVIGAALYHILKFLGHDVRSDNHIGDWGTQFGMIIYGFKHFLDPAAYERDPVAELARLYRLVNQLGDFHEAKGALANLARQAEQQAADLKTQEAKLDPKDKNTGKTLKKLREDLKGSQEELASTKRKVAAVEADADLLKVASAHPQIARLARDETAKLHAGDAENNQLWQQFIPQCLTALQGMYDRLGISFDMTLGESFYNPFLAETVASLRQKGLAVESDGAQVVFLEGHRAPFIVQKADGAYTYATTDLATVKYRLDQFGAEEILYVVDTRQGEHFEMLFKTCGRWGLAPVRLKHVNFGTVLGKDGRPYKTRSGDTVGLESLLDEAVEEALRVVEANEAFKKEKGADDLLDDAEMRRIAGIVGIGGVKYADLRISRDSDYTFDLKTMLAKEGDTATYMQYAFARTRGILRKAGVASDSLQGTPVVVGHPAERALAVAILRLSETLEGVVQDYRPNVLTSYLFGLASAFSSFYDACEVAKEPDPAIRASRLRLTDLTGRVIRIGLELLGIQTIDRM, from the coding sequence ATGAACATCCTGGCCCTCCTTCAGTCCCGCTTTGCCGCCGCCCTCGAGGGGATCGCTCCCGATCCGGCCGCCTGTCTTCCGATGATCCGGTCCGCTCAGGATCCGAAGTTCGGCGACTACCAGGCGAACTTCGCCATGTCGCTCGGGAAGCAGCTCGGGAAGTCCCCGCGCGATGTCGCGCAGTCGGTCGTCGACCGGCTGAAGATCGATGACCTGTGCGACGCGCCGGAAGTGGCGGGGCCGGGGTTTATTAACCTGCGGCTGCGGAACGACTGGCTGGCCGGCGAAGTGAGCCGGGCTGCCGACGACGCCCGTGTCGGGGTCGAGTCCGCCTCCCCGCCACGGAAGGTCGTGATCGACTACTCCGGTCCGAACGTCGCCAAGCCGATGCACGTCGGGCACCTGCGGAGCAGCGTCATCGGGGCGGCGCTGTACCACATCCTCAAGTTCCTTGGTCACGACGTCCGGTCGGACAACCATATCGGGGACTGGGGGACGCAGTTCGGGATGATCATTTACGGGTTCAAGCACTTCCTGGACCCGGCGGCGTATGAGCGGGATCCCGTCGCGGAGCTGGCGCGGCTCTACCGGCTGGTCAATCAGCTTGGCGATTTCCATGAGGCGAAGGGTGCTCTCGCTAACCTGGCGCGGCAGGCCGAGCAGCAGGCGGCGGACCTGAAGACGCAGGAAGCGAAGCTCGACCCGAAGGACAAGAACACCGGCAAGACGCTCAAGAAGCTTCGGGAAGACCTCAAGGGGTCTCAGGAGGAGCTGGCGTCGACGAAGCGGAAGGTTGCTGCCGTCGAAGCCGATGCCGATCTGCTGAAGGTCGCGAGCGCCCATCCGCAGATCGCCCGGCTCGCGCGGGACGAGACGGCGAAGCTCCACGCCGGCGACGCGGAGAACAATCAGCTGTGGCAGCAGTTCATTCCGCAGTGCCTGACGGCGCTGCAGGGGATGTACGACCGCCTCGGCATCTCGTTCGACATGACGCTTGGTGAGAGTTTCTACAACCCGTTCCTGGCGGAGACCGTTGCCAGCTTGCGCCAGAAGGGGCTCGCCGTCGAGAGCGACGGCGCGCAGGTCGTGTTCCTGGAGGGGCACCGGGCGCCGTTCATCGTCCAGAAGGCGGACGGGGCCTACACCTACGCGACGACCGACCTGGCGACGGTGAAGTACCGGCTCGATCAGTTCGGGGCGGAGGAGATCCTGTACGTCGTCGACACCCGGCAGGGAGAGCACTTCGAGATGCTCTTCAAGACCTGCGGGCGGTGGGGCCTGGCTCCGGTCCGGCTCAAGCACGTGAACTTCGGGACGGTCCTCGGCAAGGACGGCCGTCCGTACAAGACCCGCTCGGGGGACACGGTCGGCCTGGAGAGTCTTCTCGATGAGGCGGTCGAAGAGGCGCTGCGGGTGGTCGAGGCGAACGAGGCGTTCAAGAAGGAGAAGGGGGCCGATGACCTCCTCGACGACGCCGAGATGCGGCGGATTGCCGGGATCGTGGGGATCGGCGGGGTGAAGTACGCCGACCTGCGGATCAGCCGGGACAGCGACTACACCTTCGACCTCAAGACGATGCTCGCCAAGGAGGGGGACACCGCGACCTACATGCAGTACGCCTTCGCCCGGACGCGGGGGATTCTGCGGAAGGCGGGCGTTGCTTCGGACTCGCTCCAGGGGACCCCGGTCGTCGTCGGCCATCCGGCGGAACGGGCGCTGGCAGTGGCGATCCTGCGGCTCTCGGAAACGCTCGAAGGGGTCGTCCAGGACTACCGGCCGAACGTTCTGACGTCGTATCTATTCGGACTCGCTTCGGCGTTCAGCTCGTTCTATGACGCCTGTGAAGTCGCCAAGGAGCCAGACCCGGCGATCCGCGCCAGCCGCCTGCGGTTGACCGACCTGACCGGGCGAGTGATCCGGATCGGTCTGGAACTCCTGGGGATCCAGACGATCGACCGGATGTAG
- the hisD gene encoding histidinol dehydrogenase: MSLNLLTIDTRSGNAEQLFADLRQKLSPQGDVVSDAGRERTIALFGAPLTPQQVVERICRDVRERGVSAVLEYTAKLDRKELTDATLRVPAEEFEKAHRAADPRFLETVRQIRENIAEFQRAVVPDDIRILRQNGAARVELRQRCRPLKRVGVCVPGGAAAYPSTLLMTVVPAQTAGVKEIAVVAPPTPFGAYNTDLLACCHELRVTEVYRMGGAQAVAAMAYGVAGVPRVDKIVGPGNLFVALAKRHVFGEVDIDSIAGPSEVIVLADETARPEFVAADLISQAEHSPGSGVLITWHPPLIDAVRAELEKQLAHLARGDLARVSMEAYGALILARDEDEAARLTDLLATEHLHISTAEPDRLLDKIQNAGAIFLGHYTPVAMGDYVAGPSHVLPTGGTARFANGLCAADFIKRSSVIHYNREGLARDADLVRQMADKEGLTAHRASVDIRLQ, from the coding sequence ATGTCGCTGAATCTCCTGACGATCGATACCCGCAGCGGAAACGCAGAACAGCTCTTCGCAGACCTGCGTCAAAAGCTGTCGCCCCAGGGGGACGTCGTCTCGGATGCGGGACGTGAACGGACGATCGCCCTCTTCGGCGCCCCCCTGACCCCGCAACAGGTCGTCGAACGAATCTGCCGCGACGTCCGCGAACGCGGCGTCAGCGCCGTGCTCGAGTACACGGCCAAGCTCGACCGCAAGGAACTGACGGACGCAACGCTCCGTGTTCCAGCCGAAGAGTTTGAGAAGGCCCACCGCGCCGCCGATCCGCGGTTCCTCGAAACCGTCCGGCAGATCCGGGAGAACATCGCCGAGTTCCAGCGGGCCGTCGTTCCGGACGACATTCGAATTCTCCGTCAGAATGGCGCCGCCCGGGTCGAACTGCGTCAGCGGTGCCGCCCCCTCAAGCGGGTCGGCGTCTGCGTTCCGGGTGGAGCCGCGGCCTATCCCTCAACGCTCCTCATGACGGTCGTCCCGGCCCAGACCGCCGGCGTCAAGGAGATCGCGGTCGTCGCTCCGCCCACTCCGTTCGGCGCGTACAACACGGACCTCCTCGCCTGCTGCCATGAGCTGCGCGTGACCGAGGTCTACCGCATGGGGGGAGCCCAGGCGGTCGCGGCGATGGCCTACGGCGTTGCCGGCGTGCCGCGGGTCGACAAGATCGTGGGGCCGGGGAACCTGTTCGTGGCCCTCGCCAAGCGGCACGTCTTCGGCGAGGTCGATATCGACAGCATCGCCGGGCCGAGCGAAGTGATCGTTCTGGCGGACGAGACCGCCCGGCCGGAGTTCGTCGCCGCCGACCTGATCTCGCAGGCGGAACACAGCCCCGGCTCCGGCGTGCTGATCACCTGGCACCCCCCGCTGATCGACGCCGTCCGGGCCGAGCTCGAGAAGCAGCTCGCTCACCTGGCGCGGGGCGATCTCGCGCGGGTCTCGATGGAAGCCTACGGAGCCCTGATCCTGGCGCGGGACGAAGACGAAGCGGCCCGACTGACCGACCTGCTCGCCACGGAGCACCTCCACATCTCCACCGCGGAGCCCGACCGGCTGCTGGACAAGATCCAGAACGCCGGGGCGATTTTCCTGGGGCACTACACGCCCGTCGCGATGGGCGATTACGTCGCCGGGCCGTCGCACGTCCTGCCGACCGGCGGGACGGCGCGGTTCGCCAACGGCCTGTGCGCGGCGGACTTCATCAAGCGGTCGAGCGTCATCCACTACAACCGGGAGGGCCTGGCCCGGGACGCCGACCTCGTCCGGCAGATGGCGGACAAGGAAGGCCTCACCGCCCACCGCGCCAGCGTCGACATCCGCCTCCAGTAA
- a CDS encoding TadE family protein, with the protein MTGLSRHSRNGEPRRSGVAAVELALCSPLLFLLVMGAVETANYIHLKQALTLSAYETAVSVTAMGGTETDAIKNGEAILDAHRVKKGDLGIEPIVTSATKAGTRIEVTATAPVADNAISPPWFFNGAQIQVTFTMVKL; encoded by the coding sequence ATGACTGGCCTATCCCGCCACAGCCGCAATGGTGAGCCGCGTCGCTCCGGCGTCGCGGCCGTCGAGCTGGCGCTCTGCAGCCCGCTCCTGTTCCTGCTTGTGATGGGGGCCGTCGAGACCGCGAACTACATCCACCTCAAGCAGGCCCTCACGCTGAGCGCCTACGAGACCGCCGTCAGCGTGACCGCCATGGGAGGGACGGAGACGGACGCCATCAAGAACGGGGAAGCGATCCTCGACGCCCACCGCGTCAAGAAAGGGGACCTCGGCATCGAGCCGATCGTCACCAGCGCGACGAAGGCCGGCACGCGGATCGAAGTCACCGCGACAGCTCCTGTCGCGGACAACGCCATCTCACCGCCGTGGTTCTTTAACGGCGCCCAGATCCAGGTCACGTTCACGATGGTGAAGCTATGA
- a CDS encoding vWA domain-containing protein yields the protein MKAHRKPLRGESPRQGAMLVLIGAMLVVFLAMIVFAIDVSYMQLTRSELRAASDAAAKAGAEALRRTQNATSAVNAAITYGAYNTIGGKPLRLTSADVELGQTVLKPSGNWEFAKGVQPYRAVRVKSSLTAGSASGPVHLFFGGLLGRETFTPQMTSVASQFDQDIILCLDRSHSMTFDLSGKDWVYPKGIPAYPDGIKYPPHATLSRWAALSTAVDNFEKIVVNTNLPPRLGMVTWASDINKSSTEYSLTGKTSPAVTRERELSESLIDGILKILLNSLASLTKAKSKNVMLGATNMSAGLSEAIKMLEADKTKPLAKKSVILMTDGLWNQGSDPVQLARDAKAKGIVIHTITFLPGAQQPAMVEIATITGGRHYYATSAAELDAAFKDLAYSMPVMLTE from the coding sequence ATGAAGGCTCATCGCAAGCCGCTGCGCGGCGAATCGCCCCGTCAGGGAGCGATGCTGGTCCTGATCGGGGCCATGCTGGTGGTCTTCCTGGCGATGATCGTGTTCGCCATCGATGTCTCCTACATGCAGCTGACGAGAAGCGAGCTGCGGGCGGCCTCCGATGCCGCCGCCAAGGCCGGGGCCGAAGCCCTCCGCCGGACGCAGAACGCCACGTCGGCCGTCAACGCGGCGATCACTTACGGCGCGTACAACACGATCGGCGGCAAGCCCCTCCGGCTGACCTCCGCCGATGTCGAACTCGGCCAGACCGTGCTCAAGCCCAGCGGAAACTGGGAGTTCGCCAAAGGGGTCCAGCCGTACCGCGCGGTGCGGGTCAAATCGTCGCTCACCGCGGGGAGCGCCAGCGGTCCGGTCCACCTGTTCTTCGGGGGGCTGCTCGGACGCGAGACCTTCACGCCGCAGATGACCTCCGTCGCGTCCCAGTTCGACCAGGACATCATCCTGTGCCTCGACCGGTCGCACTCAATGACGTTCGACCTGTCGGGCAAGGACTGGGTCTACCCCAAGGGGATCCCGGCCTATCCGGACGGCATCAAGTATCCCCCTCATGCCACGCTCAGCCGCTGGGCCGCCCTCAGCACGGCGGTCGACAACTTCGAGAAGATCGTCGTCAACACGAACCTTCCCCCGCGGCTCGGGATGGTCACGTGGGCCTCGGATATCAACAAGAGTTCAACCGAATACTCGCTGACCGGAAAGACCTCTCCCGCGGTCACACGGGAACGGGAACTTTCCGAATCGCTCATTGATGGCATCCTCAAGATCCTGCTGAATTCGCTCGCCAGCCTGACGAAAGCCAAAAGCAAGAACGTCATGCTCGGCGCGACGAACATGTCGGCCGGCCTCTCCGAGGCGATCAAGATGCTCGAAGCCGACAAGACGAAGCCGCTCGCCAAGAAGAGCGTCATCCTCATGACGGACGGTCTGTGGAACCAGGGGAGCGACCCGGTCCAGCTGGCCCGCGACGCGAAGGCCAAGGGGATCGTGATCCACACGATCACGTTCCTCCCGGGCGCCCAGCAGCCGGCGATGGTGGAGATCGCCACGATCACCGGCGGCCGCCATTACTACGCCACGAGCGCCGCCGAACTCGATGCCGCCTTCAAAGACCTGGCGTATTCGATGCCGGTGATGCTGACCGAGTAA
- a CDS encoding TadE/TadG family type IV pilus assembly protein, translating into MHRLLQTTPARAARPSRQGATTVEFALTVPIAFLLLIASVEFARVNMIRNTLVNAAYTGARRAMVPGATAEVTKTEARKVLSLTGIKGGTVTVEPNVLTNTTSQVTVTVTVPLNQNSWVAPTFMKENQYSRTCTLSREMAKR; encoded by the coding sequence ATGCACCGCCTTCTCCAGACAACTCCGGCTCGCGCTGCTCGCCCGTCCCGCCAGGGCGCGACGACGGTCGAGTTCGCCCTCACGGTCCCGATCGCCTTTCTCCTGCTGATCGCGTCGGTCGAGTTCGCGCGGGTTAACATGATCCGCAACACGCTCGTGAACGCCGCCTATACGGGGGCACGCCGGGCGATGGTCCCGGGCGCCACCGCCGAGGTGACGAAGACCGAAGCCAGGAAGGTGCTCAGTCTGACCGGGATCAAGGGGGGAACCGTCACGGTCGAGCCCAACGTCCTGACGAACACGACCTCACAGGTCACCGTGACGGTGACGGTCCCGCTGAACCAGAATTCCTGGGTCGCGCCGACCTTCATGAAGGAAAATCAGTACAGCCGGACCTGTACGCTCTCGCGCGAGATGGCCAAGCGATGA